The following are encoded in a window of Impatiens glandulifera chromosome 5, dImpGla2.1, whole genome shotgun sequence genomic DNA:
- the LOC124938637 gene encoding non-specific lipid transfer protein GPI-anchored 11-like produces MATTRRSIAIVLISVAALIVNMAESAATPAVDCTSLVLSMADCLSYVTAGSTTVKPEGTCCSGLKSVLKTDAECLCEAFKNSAQFGVVLNVTKALALPSACRVSAPSVNNCGLVNTAPSLHAPAPDNAVLAPSISPAAVDISPSPSLSSANEASPSMAPSKASSGSSTLCVSAGSFVVAIMASLIFYSF; encoded by the exons ATGGCAACCACGAGAAGATCAATTGCGATCGTACTAATCTCGGTGGCAGCTCTGATTGTGAATATGGCGGAGTCTGCAGCGACTCCAGCAGTGGATTGTACAAGCCTAGTTCTAAGCATGGCAGATTGTCTTTCGTACGTGACCGCCGGTAGCACAACGGTGAAGCCAGAAGGTACCTGCTGCTCCGGCCTCAAATCGGTACTCAAAACCGACGCTGAATGTTTATGCGAAGCGTTCAAAAACAGCGCACAGTTTGGAGTCGTCTTAAACGTCACTAAAGCATTAGCCCTTCCTTCTGCTTGCCGCGTTTCCGCTCCTTCCGTCAATAACTGTGGCT TGGTAAATACCGCTCCAAGCCTTCATGCTCCTGCTCCGGATAATGCAGTTTTGGCGCCATCCATCTCTCCAGCGGCGGTGGACATATCTCCTTCACCATCATTGTCGAGCGCAAATGAGGCATCGCCTTCCATGGCTCCGTCAAAAGCAAGTTCAGGCTCATCGACTCTTTGCGTTTCAGCTGGATCTTTTGTTGTGGCAATAATGGCAAGTTTAATCTTCTATTCTTTTTGA
- the LOC124938188 gene encoding glycine-rich RNA-binding protein RZ1A isoform X1 gives MGEADEYRCFIGGLAWATTDRGLKDAFDKYGHLLEARVAVDKFSGRSRGFGFISFEDKQAMEEAIEEMHGKDLDGRSITVEKAQPNQGAGRDRDDRPRDRDHGRDRDRDSRGGGRGSGGGDCFRCGKPGHFARECPSSEGGRGGDRYGSRDGGRDDRYGSRDGGRDDRYGSRDGGRDDRYGSRDGGGSRYGPDRNGDRYGGGRSKDSGGGDRYSRERSGPYDRRSAGGFRG, from the exons ATGGGAGAAGCTGATGAGTATCGCTGTTTCATTGGTGGACTTGCATGGGCAACCACTGATAGAGGTCTAAAGGATGCATTTGATAAATATGGTCACCTTCTGGAGGCTAGG GTTGCTGTTGACAAGTTCTCTGGTCGCTCTCGAGGATTTGGTTTTATCTCTTTTGAGGATAAGCAAGCGATGGAAGAAGCTATTGAAGAAATGCATGGAAAGGATCTTGATGGGCGAAGCATTACTGTTGAGAAAGCTCAGCCTAACCAGGGTGCTGGTAGAGATCGCGATGACCGACCTCGTGACCGAGACCATGGCCGAGATCGCGACCGTGACTCTAGAGGAGGGGGCAGGGGATCTGGTGGAGGTGATTGTTTCAGGTGTGGCAAGCCAGGACACTTTGCTAGGGAATGTCCTAGTAGTGAAGGGGGTAGAGGAGGTGACAGGTATGGTAGTAGGGATGGTGGAAGGGATGACAGGTATGGTAGTAGGGATGGTGGAAGGGATGACAGGTATGGCAGTAGGGATGGTGGAAGGGATGACAGGTATGGCAGTAGGGATGGCGGCGGGAGTCGCTACGGACCAGATAGGAATGGGGATCGATATGGTGGGGGAAGAAGCAAGGATTCTGGTGGAGGCGATAGATACAGTAGAGAACGTTCCGGACCATATGACCGCCGAAGTGCAGGAGGGTTTCGTGGATGA
- the LOC124938188 gene encoding glycine-rich RNA-binding protein RZ1A isoform X2, giving the protein MGEADEYRCFIGGLAWATTDRGLKDAFDKYGHLLEARVAVDKFSGRSRGFGFISFEDKQAMEEAIEEMHGKDLDGRSITVEKAQPNQGAGRDRDDRPRDRDHGRDRDRDSRGGGRGSGGGDCFRCGKPGHFARECPSSEGGRGGDRYGSRDGGRDDRYGSRDGGRDDRYGSRDGGGSRYGPDRNGDRYGGGRSKDSGGGDRYSRERSGPYDRRSAGGFRG; this is encoded by the exons ATGGGAGAAGCTGATGAGTATCGCTGTTTCATTGGTGGACTTGCATGGGCAACCACTGATAGAGGTCTAAAGGATGCATTTGATAAATATGGTCACCTTCTGGAGGCTAGG GTTGCTGTTGACAAGTTCTCTGGTCGCTCTCGAGGATTTGGTTTTATCTCTTTTGAGGATAAGCAAGCGATGGAAGAAGCTATTGAAGAAATGCATGGAAAGGATCTTGATGGGCGAAGCATTACTGTTGAGAAAGCTCAGCCTAACCAGGGTGCTGGTAGAGATCGCGATGACCGACCTCGTGACCGAGACCATGGCCGAGATCGCGACCGTGACTCTAGAGGAGGGGGCAGGGGATCTGGTGGAGGTGATTGTTTCAGGTGTGGCAAGCCAGGACACTTTGCTAGGGAATGTCCTAGTAGTGAAGGGGGTAGAGGAGGTGACAG GTATGGTAGTAGGGATGGTGGAAGGGATGACAGGTATGGCAGTAGGGATGGTGGAAGGGATGACAGGTATGGCAGTAGGGATGGCGGCGGGAGTCGCTACGGACCAGATAGGAATGGGGATCGATATGGTGGGGGAAGAAGCAAGGATTCTGGTGGAGGCGATAGATACAGTAGAGAACGTTCCGGACCATATGACCGCCGAAGTGCAGGAGGGTTTCGTGGATGA
- the LOC124938652 gene encoding mRNA decay activator protein ZFP36-like: MEGFYSTTNQRPAKLNQQFFIGGNFPIDNTYMENVDLAMFKYLNSDSPSSPAAIDGFRTPILSEFPNHSPNINRSRTRSRCAPSLPPLSSVENFDTSLFKTPVKVEVHEEDVLVMDGILVGSRSSSKDRFSSSSESGGSSSSPGHNNFYKKDLCRSWEDLSQCRYGYKCQFAHGKEEMRPSRFICNNKSEAAKSKQHGGKGGIVHNQIINLETETTTLSPPSKYQSSPISIKSRNPESSIVSTDWCPFDDGISFVSAGSVSTNTYSSREDVNPMIMKVLYGPQRQQKRLPVFEEICSDK, from the exons ATGGAAGGCTTCTACAGCACCACAAATCAGAGACCTGCCAAACTCAATCAGCAGTTCTTCATAGGCGGAAACTTTCCCATTGATAACACTTACATGGAAAATGTTGACCTGGCAATGTTTAAGTACCTTAATTCCGATTCTCCATCTTCTCCAGCAGCCATAGATGGTTTTAGAACTCCAATTCTTTCTGAATTTCCCAATCACAGCCCCAACATTAACCGCTCGAGAACTAGATCGCGATGTGCACCGTCATTGCCGCCGTTGTCGTCGGTTGAGAACTTTGATACTTCTTTGTTTAAAACTCCGGTTAAGGTTGAGGTACATGAGGAAGACGTGCTCGTAATGGACGGAATTCTGGTTGGATCGCGCTCGAGTTCCAAGGATAGGTTTTCATCGTCGTCGGAGTCTGGCGGATCATCTTCATCGCCAGGGCATAACAACTTTTACAAGAAGGATCTATGTCGCTCGTGGGAGGATTTGAGTCAATGTCGCTATGGATATAAATGCCAG TTTGCTCATGGAAAGGAAGAGATGAGGCCAAGTCGATTCATATGCAACAACAAATCCGAG GCTGCCAAATCCAAACAACATGGGGGGAAGGGTGGCATAGTACATAACCAGATCATAAACCTGGAAACTGAAACAACCACATTGTCTCCTCCTTCCAAATACCAATCATCTCCCATCTCCATCAAGAGCAGAAATCCTGAATCTTCCATTGTCAGTACTGACTGGTGTCCCTTTGATGATGGGATCAGTTTTGTCTCGGCTGGTTCTGTTTCAACCAACACATACTCTTCAAGGGAAGATGTGAATCCAATGATAATGAAAGTTCTCTATGGTCCTCAACGACAACAGAAGAGACTCCCAGTATTTGAGGAAATCTGTTCAGACAAGTAA
- the LOC124939691 gene encoding protein ROH1-like — protein MPPSDHQETSSVPFSAIRRVISSIRSDQIHAMEINKDANIQNPEFELFHKHVFDRFHHLSEPTSDDFLSISWIQKLLDAFFTSLEEFRVLLSKNTDRLQKPAMDKILSEFFDKSIKALDICNAIRDGIEKIRVWQKHLEIVLSALDGKQRTATGEGNFRRARKALMELSLMMLDEKESGSGSSMFQQRNRSFNRHNSVGIKDRQSRHSRSLSWSVSRSWSASKQLQSIANNLIPPRGNEVIASNGLANPIYTMSSVLMFVLWTLVAAIPCQDRGLNAHFSFGRNLNWAVPMVLIQERILEEGRKREHRSCNGLMKEVVDMEKCVRRLTEMVDSVRFPVTEERKEEVGKGVEELERIVSGFKKSNDPLEKQLRLIFHKIMSCRTEGLELLNQAK, from the coding sequence ATGCCTCCATCAGATCATCAAGAGACTTCTTCCGTTCCATTTTCAGCCATTCGACGAGTAATCTCAAGTATCAGAAGCGATCAAATTCACGCCATGGAAATAAACAAAGACGCCAACATTCAAAACCCAGAGTTTGAATTATTCCACAAACACGTCTTCGACAGATTTCACCATCTCTCAGAACCCACATCCGATGATTTCCTCTCAATTTCATGGATACAAAAACTACTCGATGCATTCTTCACTTCCCTGGAAGAATTCAGGGTTCTATTATCCAAAAACACAGATCGTCTTCAAAAACCCGCAATGGATAAAATCCTTTCCGAATTCTTCGACAAGAGTATCAAAGCTCTCGACATCTGTAATGCTATCCGCGACGGGATCGAGAAGATCCGTGTATGGCAGAAACATCTAGAGATCGTTCTCTCCGCATTAGACGGAAAACAGAGAACGGCCACCGGAGAAGGTAATTTCCGGCGAGCGAGGAAAGCGTTAATGGAACTATCTCTCATGATGTTAGACGAAAAAGAAAGCGGTTCTGGTTCTTCAATGTTTCAACAACGAAACAGATCCTTCAATCGTCACAACTCAGTCGGAATTAAAGATCGTCAATCGAGACATTCTAGATCTCTCTCATGGAGTGTTTCAAGATCATGGTCGGCTTCAAAGCAACTTCAATCAATCGCGAATAACTTAATCCCACCGCGTGGCAACGAAGTAATCGCAAGTAACGGTCTTGCAAATCCGATCTACACGATGAGTTCCGTTCTGATGTTCGTTCTATGGACGCTTGTCGCCGCGATTCCTTGCCAAGATCGAGGCTTGAACGCGCATTTCTCGTTTGGGAGGAATTTGAATTGGGCGGTGCCGATGGTTTTGATTCAGGAGAGGATTTTGGAAGAAGGGAGGAAAAGGGAACATCGTAGTTGTAATGGGTTGATGAAGGAAGTGGTGGATATGGAGAAATGCGTTCGGCGATTGACGGAGATGGTGGATTCGGTTAGGTTTCCGGTGACGGAGGAGAGGAAAGAGGAGGTGGGTAAAGGGGTGGAGGAATTGGAAAGAATTGTGAGTGGGTTTAAGAAGAGTAATGATCCATTGGAGAAACAATTAAGGTTGATTTTTCATAAGATTATGAGTTGTAGGACTGAAGGACTTGAACTTTTGAACCAGGccaaatga
- the LOC124938635 gene encoding trimethylguanosine synthase-like, translating into MNEKKKKIVIGRLKKRIKIAKGRSRKVRFETKKKSKEVKLTFNSIEKYWFQRYNLFSRYDEGIQMDEEGWFSVTPEDIAIKQADRCTGSVVIDAFAGVGGNAIQFARKCHHVIAIDIDPRKIELAINNAKIYGVEDCIDFIVGDFFQLAPFLKGDVVFLSPPWGGPSYKGIHNFTLDQLKPKDGRSLFQVSQSITPNIIMFLPRNVDLGQVEELSWLSSPPLNIEVELY; encoded by the exons ATgaacgagaagaagaagaagatagtgATCGGTCGACTGAAGAAACGGATTAAGATCGCTAAAGGAAGAAGTAGAA AAGTGAGATTCGAGACGAAGAAGAAATCGAAAGAAgtaaaattaacttttaattcGATTGAAAAGTACTGGTTCCAAAGATACAATCTATTCTCGAGATACGATGAAGGAATACAAATGGACGAAGAAGGATGGTTTTCAGTCACTCCTGAGGATATAGCCATAAAACAGGCTGATCGCTGCACCGGATCTGTTGTTATCGATGCCTTCGCCGGAGTTGGCGGCAATGCGATTCAGTTCGCCAGAAA GTGTCATCATGTGATTGCTATCGACATTGATCCTCGAAAAATAGAATTGGCAATCAATAATGCTAAGATATATGGTGTTGAAGACTGTATTGACTTCATTGTTGGCGATTTTTTCCAACTTGCACCATTTCTAAAG GGAGATGTTGTGTTTCTTTCACCACCATGGGGAGGTCCATCATATAAAGGGATTCACAACTTCACTCTCGATCAATTGAAGCCAAAAGATGG CCGATCATTGTTTCAAGTTTCACAATCGATAACTCCTAATATCATCATGTTCCTACCTCGGAATGTGGATTTAGGTCAAGTGGAGGAGCTTTCATGGCTATCTTCTCCTCCTTTAAATATCGAGGTAGAATTATACTAA
- the LOC124940012 gene encoding cytochrome b-c1 complex subunit 6-1, mitochondrial-like has protein sequence MADEEPVDQKKYFEESCKPKCVRQLLHYKDCVKRVEGDTSGHKHCTGQYFDLWSCVDQCVAPRLFEKLK, from the exons AT GGCGGACGAGGAGCCTGTTGATCAGAAGAAGTACTTTGAAGAAAGCTGCAAGCCAAAATGTGTGAGGCAGCTACTTCACTACAAG GATTGTGTTAAAAGGGTTGAAGGTGATACTAGTGGTCACAAACACTGTACTGGACAATATTTTGACCTATGGTCATGTGTTGATCAATGT GTTGCGCCCAGGCTGTTTGAGAAGCTTAAGTGA
- the LOC124937456 gene encoding tubby-like F-box protein 10: MSFRSIVRDVRDSFGSLSRRGFDIKLPGHNRGKSHGSFHDLHEPLVVQNSQWANLPPELLCDIIKRLEESESVWPARKNVVACASVCRSWRSMCKELIKGPEVCGKMTFPVSLKQPGPRDGTIQCFIKRDKSNLTYHLYLCLSSVLLVENGKFLLSAKRTRRTTYTEYIISMDANHISRSSSTYLGKSRSNFLGTKFIIYDTQPPPYSCTNTTTTTSSTTAPLEKTSRRFNSKKVSPKVPTGSHSIAQITYELNMLGTRGPRRMQCIMQSIPMSALEPGGSVPGQPELLPCSDSFRTISFSKSLDDRSSEFGSSRFSEFDSRILNDGGVSVEEEGKLKPLILKNKSPRWHEQLQCWCLNFRGRVTVASVKNFQLIAATQPPPPPLNSGRAPQSGSQQTVQSDQDKIILQFGKVGKDLFTMDYRYPLSAFQAFAICLSCFDTKLACE; encoded by the exons ATGTCATTTCGCAGCATTGTTCGTGATGTTAGAGACAGCTTTGGGAGCCTATCAAGGCGAGGCTTTGATATCAAGTTACCTGGTCATAACAGGGGGAAATCACATGGCTCGTTTCACGATTTACACGAGCCATTAGTTGTTCAGAACAGTCAGTGGGCTAACCTTCCTCCTGAACTGCTATGTGACATAATTAAAAGGTTGGAAGAGAGTGAGAGTGTGTGGCCTGCTCGAAAAAATGTAGTTGCTTGTGCTTCTGTTTGCAGATCATGGAGGAGTATGTGCAAAGAGCTCATTAAAGGTCCAGAAGTATGTGGGAAGATGACTTTTCCTGTTTCCTTGAAGCAG CCAGGACCTCGTGATGGAACCATCCAGTGCTTCATCAAAAGGGACAAGTCTAATTTGACATACCATCTTTATCTCTGTCTTAGCTCAG TTCTGCTTGTTGAAAATGGGAAATTTCTTCTTTCGGCTAAAAGAACCCGTAGAACAACTTACACAGAGTACATCATCTCAATGGATGCTAATCACATCTCAAGATCAAGTAGTACCTACTTAGGAAAGTCCAG GTCTAATTTTCTTGGGACAAAGTTCATCATATACGATACACAACCTCCTCCATACTCGTGTACTAACACTACTACTACAACTTCATCTACAACCGCCCCTTTGGAAAAAACAAGCAGAAGATTCAACTCTAAAAAAGTATCTCCTAAAGTCCCAACAGGCAGCCACAGCATAGCACAAATCACTTACGAGCTGAATATGTTAGGGACTCGGGGCCCACGGAGGATGCAATGCATAATGCAATCAATCCCCATGTCGGCTTTAGAACCAGGTGGTTCTGTCCCCGGCCAGCCTGAGCTTCTTCCCTGCTCAGACTCTTTTCGCACGATTTCTTTCTCAAAGTCTCTCGATGATCGCTCATCAGAGTTTGGTAGTTCTAGATTCTCTGAATTCGATTCAAGAATTCTAAACGACGGAGGAGTATCAGTAGAGGAAGAAGGGAAGTTGAAACCATTGATCCTTAAAAACAAGTCTCCTCGATGGCACGAGCAGTTACAATGTTGGTGCCTGAATTTCAGAGGGAGGGTTACGGTTGCATCAGTCAAGAACTTCCAATTGATTGCAGCCACGCAACCGCCACCACCGCCTTTAAATTCAGGGAGGGCCCCACAGTCGGGGTCGCAGCAGACTGTCCAATCAGATCAAGATAAGATAATACTCCAGTTTGGTAAGGTTGGTAAAGATCTGTTCACAATGGACTATCGTTATCCTCTCTCGGCATTTCAAGCATTTGCCATCTGTTTGAGCTGCTTTGACACCAAGTTAGCTTGTGAATAG
- the LOC124940446 gene encoding vacuolar iron transporter homolog 3-like yields MADLEQNRSSSQTLADIEVVDYSKRAQWLRAAVLGANDGLLSTSSIMMGIGAVRTDAKSMILTGIAGLIAGACSMAIGEFVSVYSQYDIEMAQIKRDKAAQVGGDGGGKTHVMSKEEMIEREKALPSPFMAAAASAVAFAGGAMVPLLSAAFVKGYRLRIGLVVGMASLALVLFGMLSASLGRAPLVKSSIRVLVGGWLAMGITFGFTRLVGSISHYN; encoded by the coding sequence ATGGCGGATCTCGAACAAAACCGATCGTCTTCCCAAACCCTAGCAGATATCGAGGTAGTCGACTACTCCAAACGCGCCCAATGGCTACGCGCCGCCGTACTGGGAGCAAACGACGGTCTCCTCTCGACATCCTCAATCATGATGGGTATCGGCGCAGTAAGAACCGACGCAAAATCAATGATTCTGACCGGTATCGCCGGCCTAATCGCCGGAGCATGCAGCATGGCGATAGGCGAGTTCGTCTCCGTCTACTCACAGTACGACATAGAGATGGCTCAGATCAAAAGGGACAAGGCGGCGCAAGTCGGCGGAGACGGCGGCGGCAAAACTCATGTGATGAGTAAGGAGGAAATGATCGAGAGGGAGAAGGCTCTTCCTAGTCCGTTTATGGCGGCGGCGGCATCGGCGGTGGCTTTCGCCGGTGGGGCGATGGTGCCGTTGTTGTCGGCGGCGTTTGTAAAAGGGTATCGTTTGAGAATTGGATTGGTGGTTGGAATGGCGAGTTTGGCTTTGGTTTTGTTTGGAATGTTGAGTGCTTCTTTGGGGAGGGCTCCTTTGGTTAAGTCCTCAATTAGGGTTCTTGTCGGAGGCTGGTTAGCTATGGGGATCACTTTTGGGTTCACTAGGCTTGTTGGCTCAATCAGTCATTATAATTAG